The Manihot esculenta cultivar AM560-2 chromosome 11, M.esculenta_v8, whole genome shotgun sequence genome includes a region encoding these proteins:
- the LOC110626127 gene encoding xyloglucan endotransglucosylase/hydrolase protein 31: MASLLYLLLIILMIPSSNNAQSPPSPGYYPSSRISTIGFNQGFRNLWGPQHQRLDQGTLTIWLDTSSGSGYKSLEPYRSGYFGADIKLQPGYTAGVITSFYLSNNEEHPGNHDEIDIEFLGTTPDKPYTLQTNVYIRGSGDGRIIGREMKIHLWFDPTQDFHNYGILWTPTEIIFFVDDIPIRRYPRKSDATFPMRPMWVYGSIWDASSWATENGKYKADYRYQPFIGRYKNFKIGGCKASGPATCRPPSASPSGGLSQQQYSAMQWVQRNYLAYDYCRDPNRDHTQTPEC; encoded by the exons ATGGCTTctcttctttatcttcttctcATTATTCTAATGATCCCTTCAAGCAATAATGCTCAATCTCCACCATCACCAGGCTACTACCCTAGTTCCAGAATCAGCACCATAGGATTTAATCAAGGTTTCAGAAACCTGTGGGGCCCTCAGCATCAAAGATTAGACCAAGGCACATTAACAATATGGCTTGATACTTCCTCAG GAAGTGGGTATAAGTCTTTGGAGCCATATCGATCAGGATATTTTGGTGCAGACATCAAGCTTCAACCTGGTTACACTGCAGGAGTCATTACATCATTCTAT CTTTCTAACAACGAAGAACATCCAGGAAATCATGATGAGATTGATATTGAGTTCCTGGGAACAACCCCAGATAAGCCCTACACTTTGCAGACAAATGTGTATATCAGAGGAAGTGGGGATGGCAGAATTATTGGAAGAGAGATGAAAATCCATCTTTGGTTTGATCCTACTCAAGATTTTCATAACTATGGCATCCTGTGGACCCCCACTGAGATCAT ATTCTTTGTAGATGATATTCCAATTAGAAGGTATCCAAGAAAAAGTGATGCAACATTTCCAATGAGACCAATGTGGGTTTATGGCTCAATATGGGATGCATCATCGTGGGCCACTGAGAATGGAAAATACAAAGCAGATTATAGGTACCAACCCTTCATTGGTAggtataaaaatttcaaaattggtGGGTGCAAAGCAAGTGGGCCTGCCACCTGCCGGCCGCCCTCAGCCTCACCATCTGGTGGCCTGAGCCAGCAGCAGTACTCGGCCATGCAATGGGTTCAGAGGAACTACTTGGCTTACGACTATTGTAGGGATCCAAACAGAGATCATACACAAACTCCTGAGTGTTAG
- the LOC110626943 gene encoding probable glucuronoxylan glucuronosyltransferase IRX7 — MVEFKKPTKNNRGFFVNMKLVHRHGRLQSQQEKTNLCFKYYKFFLWVSLSLYFLSSYCISHKPIPLSKTHYFSKSNVVSRALFESTNSTFIQQPKNNRALLKDLKIYVYELPSKYNTDWLANERCSNHLFASEVAIHRAISNSDDVRTFDPYEADFFFVPVYVSCNFSTVNGFPAIGHARSLMSSAVRLISTNFPFWNRSQGADHVFVASHDFGSCFHTLEDKAIEDGVPEFLKNSIILQTFGVNYYHPCQDVENVVIPPYVFPESVRSSLLKAPLTDRRDIWVFFRGKMEVHPKNVSGRFYSRKVRTELWRKFSGDRRFYLQRHRFAGYQSEIVRSVFCLCPLGWAPWSPRLVESVALGCVPVIIADGIRLPFPDAVPWPEISLTVAERDVAKLGMILEHVAATNLSAIQKNLWDPAVKRALLFNNQIEEGDATWHVLYALAQKLDRSHRTVRVWD, encoded by the exons ATGGTGGAGTTCAAGAAACCCACCAAGAACAACAGGGGATTCTTTGTTAATATGAAACTTGTACACAGGCATGGACGGTTGCAATCTCAGCAAGAGAAAACCAATCTCTGTTTCAAATATTACAAGTTCTTTCTTTgggtttctctttctctttatttCTTGAGCTCTTACTGCATTAGCCACAAGCCTATTCCTCTGTCCAAAACCCATTATTTCTCCAAATCCAACGTAGTTTCTCGTGCCCTCTTTGAATCCACCAACTCTACATTCATTCAACAGCCCAAGAACAATCGAG CTTTGTTAAAAGATTTGAAGATATATGTCTACGAATTGCCATCGAAATACAACACAGACTGGCTGGCTAATGAGAGATGCAGCAACCATTTGTTTGCGTCTGAGGTAGCTATTCACAGAGCAATATCGAACAGCGATGATGTACGGACATTTGACCCTTACGAAGCTGATTTTTTCTTTGTCCCTGTGTACGTGTCCTGCAATTTCAGCACCGTTAATGGGTTCCCTGCAATCGGTCACGCCAGGTCTCTCATGTCCTCCGCCGTTCGGCTTATTTCCACTAACTTTCCCTTCTGGAACCGTTCCCAGGGAGCTGACCATGTCTTTGTTGCCTCTCACGATTTTGGCTCTTGCTTCCACACACTG GAGGATAAGGCTATCGAAGATGGGGTGCCGGAGTTTTTGAAGAATTCGATAATATTACAGACTTTTGGCGTCAACTATTACCACCCATGTCAAGACGTGGAGAACGTGGTGATACCACCTTATGTCTTCCCGGAAAGTGTACGATCAAGCCTTCTAAAAGCTCCGTTGACCGATCGGCGAGACATATGGGTTTTCTTCAGAGGCAAGATGGAAGTTCATCCCAAGAACGTTAGTGGTCGATTTTACAGCAG GAAGGTGAGGACAGAGTTATGGAGGAAGTTCAGCGGCGACCGGAGGTTCTATTTGCAGAGGCATAGATTCGCGGGTTACCAGTCGGAGATAGTACGGTCGGTGTTTTGTTTGTGTCCATTGGGATGGGCCCCATGGAGTCCCCGACTAGTCGAATCAGTCGCGTTGGGATGCGTGCCGGTAATTATTGCAGATGGTATCCGATTGCCATTCCCCGACGCGGTTCCGTGGCCGGAGATATCCCTCACGGTTGCTGAAAGGGATGTGGCGAAGCTGGGAATGATCCTGGAACACGTGGCAGCCACTAATTTGTCAGCTATTCAGAAAAATCTGTGGGACCCAGCAGTCAAGCGGGCCCTACTTTTCAACAATCAGATAGAAGAAGGGGATGCGACGTGGCACGTGCtttacgccctggcacagaagCTGGATAGGTCGCATAGGACAGTAAGGGTTTGGGACTAA
- the LOC110626081 gene encoding protein NUCLEAR FUSION DEFECTIVE 4, whose protein sequence is MGETWRFAVHVLNGRWFSVFASFIIMAGSGATYLFGTYSKDIKSTLGYDQKTLNLIGFFKDLGANLGVISGLIAEVTPTWFVLLTGSAMNFVGYLMIWLAVTEKIPKPRVWHMCLYICIGANSQNFANTGALVTFVQNFPENRGVMLGLLKGFVGLSGAIFTQLYLAIYGDDSKFLILLVAWLPAAISVIFVYTIRTMKRERQPNELRVFYHFLYVSIALALFLMAMSVLEKIISFSRGAYAASATVVCIILFVPLLIAIKEEWVQWNLKKAEAMKPPTELTIQKPEDEESVKYSVSKEQKDQDQDQRSCFLTIFDKPERGEDYTILQALLSIDMLILFAATLCGLGASLTAVDNLGQIGESLGYPTKTVNSFVSLVSIWNYFGRVFSGFVSETMLIKYKTPRPLMMTFVLLLSCMGHLIIAFPFPNSVYIASVIMGFSFGAQLPLLFAIISELFGLKYYSTLFNCGQLASPLGSYILNVQITGMLYDNEATKLLKAKGLDRSAVKQLVCIGVECYRKPFIILASAALFGAFVSLILVVRTRKFYSGDIYKKFRERQ, encoded by the coding sequence atgggTGAGACGTGGCGATTTGCAGTTCATGTTTTGAATGGGAGATGGTTCTCAGTTTTTGCCTCCTTTATAATCATGGCTGGATCTGGTGCAACCTATTTGTTTGGAACCTACTCTAAAGATATAAAATCCACACTTGGCTATGACCAAAAAACTCTGAATCTTATAGGTTTCTTCAAGGATCTTGGAGCCAATCTTGGGGTCATTTCTGGTCTAATTGCAGAAGTAACACCAACATGGTTTGTTCTTCTCACAGGTTCTGCTATGAACTTTGTTGGGTATCTCATGATTTGGCTAGCTGTGACTGAAAAAATCCCCAAGCCTAGGGTTTGGCATATGTGTCTCTATATTTGCATAGGAGCCAATTCTCAAAATTTTGCCAATACAGGAGCTCTTGTCACTTTTGTCCAGAATTTCCCAGAAAATAGAGGTGTTATGTTGGGTCTTTTGAAGGGTTTTGTTGGGCTAAGTGGAGCAATCTTTACCCAACTTTACTTGGCCATCTATGGAGATGATTCCAAGTTCCTCATTCTTCTAGTTGCTTGGCTTCCTGCTGCTATTTCTGTGATTTTTGTTTACACAATTAGAACAATGAAGCGTGAAAGGCAACCTAATGAGCTCAGAGTCTTTTACCATTTCCTCTATGTCTCAATTGCTCTTGCTTTATTTCTCATGGCCATGAGTGTACTTGAAAAAATCATTAGTTTCTCAAGAGGAGCCTATGCTGCAAGTGCTACTGTGGTTTGTATCATCCTCTTTGTACCTCTCTTAATTGCCATTAAAGAAGAATGGGTCCAATGGAATCTCAAGAAAGCGGAAGCAATGAAGCCTCCAACTGAGCTAACCATACAGAAGCCAGAAGATGAAGAATCAGTGAAGTATAGTGTCTCAAAAGAGCAAAAAGATCAAGATCAAGATCAAAGATCTTGTTTCCTTACAATATTTGACAAGCCAGAGAGAGGTGAAGACTACACAATCTTACAAGCACTTCTCAGCATTGACATGCTAATTCTATTTGCTGCAACACTTTGTGGGCTTGGTGCAAGCTTAACAGCAGTAGACAACTTGGGTCAAATTGGTGAATCACTAGGATATCCAACAAAGACAGTAAATTCCTTTGTTTCCCTAGTGAGCATATGGAATTATTTTGGTAGAGTCTTCTCAGGATTTGTCTCTGAAACAATGCTAATCAAGTACAAAACACCAAGGCCATTGATGATGACTTTTGTCCTCCTCCTCTCCTGCATGGGCCACCTTATAATTGCCTTCCCTTTCCCTAATTCAGTCTACATAGCCTCAGTGATTATGGGATTTTCATTTGGTGCACAGTTGCCTTTGCTTTTTGCAATAATCTCTGAGCTCTTTGGGCTGAAGTACTACTCCACATTGTTCAACTGTGGGCAATTGGCAAGTCCTCTTGGGTCATATATACTGAATGTGCAGATCACTGGAATGTTGTATGATAATGAAGCAACAAAGCTGCTAAAAGCCAAGGGGCTTGATAGATCAGCAGTGAAGCAATTGGTTTGCATTGGAGTTGAATGTTATAGGAAACCATTTATAATTTTGGCTTCTGCTGCTTTGTTTGGTGCTTTTGTTTCACTGATTTTAGTTGTGAGGACAAGGAAATTTTACAGTGGTGATATATACAAGAAATTCAGAGAAAGACAATGA